Proteins from a genomic interval of Zingiber officinale cultivar Zhangliang chromosome 1B, Zo_v1.1, whole genome shotgun sequence:
- the LOC121977365 gene encoding transcription factor CPC-like translates to MEKRNLRESRTSDDDFQEVSSMEWEFIDMSEQEKDLVHRMYRLVGDRWSLIAARIPGRTPEAIERFWKMAYDPCFAERRLKRRTRMSSDHGNGDARQTDAPPETNVQLPLNNIK, encoded by the exons ATGGAGAAACGCAATCTCAGAGAGTCGAGGACCTCGGACGACGATTTCCAAG AGGTAAGCAGCATGGAGTGGGAGTTCATCGACATGTCAGAGCAAGAGAAAGACCTCGTTCACAGGATGTATAGACTCGTCGGAGACAG GTGGTCACTGATAGCCGCTCGAATCCCCGGGCGTACACCTGAAGCAATAGAACGGTTCTGGAAAATGGCTTACGATCCTTGTTTCGCTGAAAGGAGGCTAAAGAGAAGAACGAGAATGTCAAGCGACCATGGAAATGGAGACGCAAGGCAGACAGATGCCCCACCTGAAACGAATGTTCAGCTACCACTGAATAACATTAAATAA